One window of Prochlorococcus marinus XMU1405 genomic DNA carries:
- a CDS encoding pyridoxal phosphate-dependent aminotransferase encodes MNNPKTYDYSTLAMQISNLKHGGNVYANAKKLNLLPSDIIDASASLVPFDPPQILIDSLNAGIKNLGFRYYPERNLNDLKEIIGKFHGINPDNILPGNGASELITWAGYEASKFGISCIPSPSFVDYERSLNCWNSKFIHCELPKNWNDIFPQSFPLHPKGDVIWITNPHNPTGQLWEKNSLEEVVKKYKLVICDEAFLSITPNGEKESLIPLTQRFDNLLVLRSLTKIFNIPGLRLGYVIGSSKILKQWEINRDPWPLNSFSIKAGIDLLSNKKFYEQWTKQIHSWINIEKKRVFEKLSKIENLKVHNSSTNFFLIESKKSLLPNIKYLENKGILLRECTSFRFLDEKWARISLQNRKNNTLLCKEIQNSFKK; translated from the coding sequence ATGAACAACCCGAAAACTTATGATTACTCAACATTAGCCATGCAAATATCAAACTTAAAGCATGGAGGAAATGTATATGCAAATGCAAAAAAATTAAATTTATTACCCTCTGACATCATTGACGCAAGTGCCTCTTTAGTACCCTTTGATCCACCTCAAATACTAATAGATTCATTAAATGCTGGAATTAAAAATCTTGGATTTAGATATTACCCAGAGAGAAACTTGAATGATCTGAAAGAAATAATCGGTAAATTTCATGGGATAAATCCAGACAATATATTGCCTGGAAATGGAGCTTCTGAACTAATAACCTGGGCAGGTTATGAAGCATCCAAATTTGGAATAAGTTGTATTCCTTCTCCATCATTTGTTGATTACGAAAGATCTTTAAATTGTTGGAATAGCAAATTTATACATTGCGAATTACCAAAAAACTGGAATGATATATTTCCTCAATCATTTCCGCTGCATCCAAAAGGTGATGTTATTTGGATAACAAATCCACATAACCCTACCGGCCAATTATGGGAAAAGAATTCATTGGAGGAAGTTGTAAAAAAATATAAATTAGTTATCTGTGATGAAGCTTTCTTATCTATAACACCTAATGGAGAGAAAGAATCTTTAATCCCATTAACCCAAAGATTTGACAATTTATTAGTCTTGAGAAGCTTGACCAAAATCTTCAATATTCCTGGTCTTAGATTAGGTTACGTTATTGGCTCATCGAAAATACTAAAACAATGGGAAATCAATAGAGATCCTTGGCCTTTAAATTCATTTTCTATTAAAGCCGGAATTGATCTACTAAGTAATAAGAAATTCTATGAACAGTGGACAAAACAGATTCACAGCTGGATAAATATTGAAAAAAAAAGAGTATTTGAAAAATTATCCAAAATAGAGAACCTTAAAGTTCATAACTCTTCAACCAACTTTTTTTTAATAGAAAGTAAAAAATCCTTGTTGCCTAATATAAAATACTTAGAAAATAAGGGAATATTGCTTAGAGAATGTACTTCATTTAGATTTCTGGATGAAAAGTGGGCAAGAATAAGTTTGCAGAATAGGAAAAATAACACTCTTTTATGTAAAGAAATTCAGAATTCCTTTAAAAAATAA
- the rplA gene encoding 50S ribosomal protein L1, translating into MKKLSKRMAVLSTKIEDRIYAPLEALSIIKENANAKFDETIEAHIRLGIDPKYTDQQLRTTVALPHGTGQSIKIAVITSGENVSKAKAAGADLFGEEDLVESINKGNMDFDLLIATPDMMPKVAKLGRVLGPRGLMPNPKAGTVTNDIANAIKEFKAGKLEFRADKAGIVHVRFGKASFTKEALFDNLKTLQESIDKNKPSGAKGKYWKTFYVTSTMGPSVQIDINAVQDYQPEG; encoded by the coding sequence ATGAAAAAACTATCTAAAAGAATGGCGGTTCTATCAACAAAGATAGAAGATCGCATTTACGCACCACTTGAAGCTCTTAGTATTATCAAGGAAAATGCTAATGCAAAATTTGATGAAACTATTGAAGCACATATACGTCTAGGTATTGATCCAAAATATACTGATCAACAATTAAGGACCACTGTTGCATTACCACATGGTACTGGCCAGAGCATCAAAATTGCAGTAATTACAAGCGGTGAGAATGTATCGAAAGCTAAGGCTGCTGGTGCAGATTTATTTGGCGAAGAAGATCTTGTAGAAAGCATCAACAAAGGAAATATGGATTTTGATCTACTTATTGCAACTCCAGATATGATGCCAAAGGTTGCAAAATTAGGAAGAGTTTTAGGACCTAGAGGTTTAATGCCTAATCCTAAAGCTGGGACAGTAACTAATGACATTGCTAATGCAATAAAAGAATTCAAAGCTGGTAAGCTCGAATTTAGAGCAGATAAGGCTGGAATCGTTCATGTCCGCTTTGGAAAAGCAAGTTTCACAAAAGAGGCTCTATTTGACAACTTAAAAACCTTACAAGAATCAATTGATAAAAATAAACCAAGTGGAGCTAAAGGAAAGTATTGGAAAACTTTTTATGTAACTTCCACAATGGGGCCTTCAGTTCAAATTGACATAAATGCTGTACAAGATTACCAACCTGAAGGTTAA
- a CDS encoding quinone-dependent dihydroorotate dehydrogenase — MNEQKGIFKNLYKNLITPVLKRDSGIDAEYLTNLSLSLLSFSSRKYNWPVVSSILKNLNEEFSIVDKRLNQSICGINFCNPIGLAAGFDKNGNAANVWKDFGFGFAELGTVTKFAQNGNPKPRLFRLAEEEAALNRMGFNNNGAENLVKNFVEQGIEFKKNRKNICLGINFGKSKITDLSQAKDDYLTSLKLLIPYCDYAAINVSSPNTEGLRKLQDPILLKELLREIKNLPNCPPLFVKIAPDLSLKDIEDICQLIIEENIDGIIATNTSIDRLGLENRKISQTGLLLSEENGGLSGKPLQKKANQIIKHIHNIDKKIILIGVGGIDSPESAWERICSGASLIQLYTGWIYKGPQLVPNILDGILNQLNKHQLSNIKEAIGSDLKWVK; from the coding sequence ATGAATGAACAGAAAGGGATATTTAAAAATCTTTATAAAAACTTGATTACCCCCGTATTAAAAAGAGACTCTGGAATTGATGCAGAATACTTAACTAACTTATCTCTCAGCCTTTTATCATTCAGTTCAAGAAAATATAATTGGCCTGTAGTTTCATCTATCTTAAAAAATCTAAATGAAGAATTTTCTATAGTCGATAAAAGATTAAATCAGAGCATATGTGGTATAAATTTTTGTAATCCAATTGGTTTAGCTGCGGGTTTTGACAAAAATGGAAATGCTGCAAATGTATGGAAAGATTTTGGTTTTGGATTTGCCGAACTTGGTACAGTAACCAAATTTGCTCAGAATGGAAATCCCAAACCAAGATTGTTTAGATTAGCGGAGGAAGAAGCAGCATTAAATAGAATGGGTTTTAATAACAATGGTGCTGAAAATCTAGTTAAAAACTTTGTAGAACAAGGAATTGAGTTTAAAAAAAATAGAAAGAATATTTGTTTAGGGATAAATTTTGGCAAGTCTAAAATTACAGATTTATCTCAAGCAAAAGATGATTATTTAACTTCTCTAAAATTATTAATTCCATATTGTGATTATGCAGCAATAAACGTAAGTTCTCCAAATACTGAAGGACTAAGAAAGTTGCAGGATCCGATTCTTCTAAAAGAACTTCTTAGAGAAATTAAAAACTTACCTAATTGTCCACCATTATTTGTAAAAATTGCGCCAGATTTAAGCCTTAAAGATATTGAAGATATTTGCCAGTTAATAATTGAGGAAAATATCGATGGGATAATTGCTACTAACACCAGCATAGATAGATTAGGTCTTGAAAATAGGAAGATCAGTCAAACAGGATTATTACTTTCTGAGGAAAATGGAGGATTAAGTGGAAAACCTCTACAAAAAAAAGCAAATCAAATAATAAAACATATTCATAATATTGATAAAAAGATTATTTTAATTGGCGTTGGAGGAATCGATAGTCCAGAGTCGGCTTGGGAAAGAATTTGTTCTGGAGCATCATTAATTCAACTTTATACGGGATGGATATATAAGGGGCCACAATTAGTCCCCAATATACTTGACGGGATTTTAAATCAACTCAATAAACATCAATTATCTAATATAAAAGAGGCCATTGGATCAGATTTAAAATGGGTTAAATAA
- the rnhA gene encoding ribonuclease HI → MNIDSIAIEAATDGACSGNPGPGGWGGLIIFDDKSELEIGGSEQNTTNNRMELTAAIKTLEKLKTYKLKENFKLRTDSKYVIEGYTKWITNWKRNGWKTSSGKSVQNLDLWQKIDQLRINGLVMEYVKGHSGDKQNDRVDKIATNYSKGISLESKLKESESSADFFEKNAPSEIQELFSRNELIQKFADKKYLLSSPELCTLLGKENHLKIKLYSLFEWRNWRLIPKDKKYWIIEKKEA, encoded by the coding sequence ATGAATATTGATAGTATTGCAATTGAAGCTGCAACAGATGGAGCCTGCAGTGGTAATCCAGGTCCAGGTGGTTGGGGTGGACTAATAATTTTTGACGACAAAAGTGAACTAGAAATAGGTGGTTCCGAGCAAAATACTACCAATAATAGAATGGAACTCACTGCGGCTATAAAAACACTAGAGAAATTAAAAACCTATAAATTAAAGGAGAACTTTAAATTAAGAACTGATAGTAAATATGTAATAGAAGGTTATACAAAATGGATTACTAATTGGAAGAGAAATGGGTGGAAAACAAGTTCAGGAAAATCAGTTCAAAATCTTGATTTATGGCAAAAAATTGATCAATTAAGAATTAATGGCCTTGTAATGGAATATGTTAAGGGTCATAGTGGTGACAAACAAAATGATAGAGTTGATAAAATAGCAACCAACTATAGCAAAGGTATATCTTTAGAAAGTAAATTAAAGGAGTCAGAATCTTCAGCTGACTTTTTTGAAAAAAATGCCCCTTCAGAAATTCAGGAACTATTTTCAAGGAATGAATTAATTCAAAAATTTGCTGACAAAAAGTATTTGTTAAGTTCACCAGAACTATGCACATTATTAGGTAAAGAAAACCACTTAAAAATCAAACTATATTCACTTTTTGAATGGCGTAATTGGAGATTGATTCCTAAAGATAAAAAATATTGGATAATAGAAAAAAAAGAAGCCTAA
- the rplL gene encoding 50S ribosomal protein L7/L12: MSAKTEEILESLKSLSLLEASELVKQIEEAFGVSAAASAGVVMAAPGAAGGDADGGAAEEKTEFDVVLESFDAAAKIKVLKVVRNATGLGLGDAKVLVESAPKTVKEGIAKADAESLKKEIEEAGGKVTLK; this comes from the coding sequence ATGTCCGCAAAAACTGAAGAAATTCTTGAATCATTAAAATCTCTATCACTTTTAGAAGCATCTGAGCTTGTAAAGCAAATTGAAGAGGCTTTTGGTGTATCTGCTGCAGCTTCTGCAGGTGTAGTTATGGCAGCTCCAGGAGCAGCTGGCGGTGACGCAGATGGTGGCGCTGCTGAAGAAAAAACTGAATTTGATGTAGTTCTCGAAAGCTTTGATGCAGCTGCAAAAATCAAAGTACTTAAGGTTGTAAGAAATGCAACTGGTCTAGGTCTTGGCGACGCAAAAGTACTTGTTGAATCTGCACCAAAAACAGTAAAAGAAGGAATTGCTAAAGCAGATGCCGAATCTTTAAAGAAAGAGATTGAAGAAGCTGGCGGTAAAGTTACACTTAAGTAA
- the rplJ gene encoding 50S ribosomal protein L10, with protein sequence MGRTLENKQKIVTEIKSLLDDSEMAVVLDYKGLTIKEMSDLRSRLQTTNGICKVTKNSLMRKAIDGDSNWNDLESLLTGTNAFVLIKEDVGGAVKAIQSFQKDTKKSETKGALFEGRLLSDSEIKEIASLPSKEVLMAKIAGALNGVATKIAISINEVPSGLARSLKQHSEKSES encoded by the coding sequence ATGGGCCGAACACTAGAGAATAAGCAAAAAATCGTTACTGAGATTAAATCTCTTTTAGACGACTCGGAAATGGCTGTAGTTCTTGACTATAAAGGTTTAACTATCAAAGAGATGTCAGATTTGCGATCTAGATTGCAAACAACTAACGGCATTTGCAAAGTTACTAAAAACTCATTAATGCGCAAAGCTATTGATGGAGATAGTAATTGGAACGATCTTGAATCTTTACTGACCGGAACAAATGCTTTTGTCTTAATTAAAGAAGATGTTGGTGGTGCTGTCAAAGCAATCCAATCTTTTCAAAAAGACACCAAAAAATCCGAGACCAAAGGAGCTTTATTTGAAGGTAGACTTCTTAGCGATTCTGAAATAAAAGAAATTGCAAGTCTTCCATCTAAAGAAGTATTGATGGCAAAAATTGCTGGCGCTCTTAATGGCGTTGCAACAAAAATTGCGATCTCTATTAATGAAGTACCTTCTGGACTTGCTAGATCACTTAAACAACATTCTGAAAAATCAGAATCCTAA
- the rplK gene encoding 50S ribosomal protein L11: protein MAKKIVAVIKLALQAGKANPAPPVGPALGQHGVNIMAFCKEYNARTQDKAGFVIPVEISVFEDRSFTFITKTPPASVLITKAAGIEKGSGESAKGSVGNISKAQLEEIAKTKLPDLNCSSVESAMKVIEGTARNMGVSVTD from the coding sequence ATGGCAAAAAAAATTGTGGCAGTTATCAAGCTTGCTCTACAAGCAGGCAAAGCAAATCCTGCTCCTCCTGTAGGGCCAGCTTTAGGACAACATGGTGTCAATATCATGGCATTTTGCAAAGAATACAATGCAAGGACACAAGATAAAGCTGGTTTTGTAATTCCAGTCGAGATTTCTGTTTTTGAAGATAGAAGCTTTACTTTTATCACAAAAACACCTCCTGCTTCCGTCTTAATAACAAAAGCAGCTGGTATAGAGAAAGGTTCAGGTGAATCCGCAAAAGGCTCTGTTGGGAATATAAGTAAAGCTCAATTAGAAGAAATAGCCAAAACTAAGCTTCCTGATCTAAACTGTTCTAGTGTTGAATCAGCCATGAAAGTAATTGAAGGTACTGCTCGTAATATGGGCGTCTCTGTCACTGATTGA